From the genome of Modestobacter marinus:
GATGCCGGCCGGGATGCGTTTGGGCAGCACCACCGACCCGTAGTTGGCGCCCATCCCGATCGTCGCCTCCGGCAGGCCGAGCTTGATCCCGGGCGCGGCGATCCGGATGTCGCAGGCCAGGGCCAGCTCGAAGCCACCGGCCACCGCGTGCCCGCCGAGCGCGGCGATCACCGGCACGTACGTCTCACCGAGCACCTCGAACAGGTTGCGGCCGGGGCGGCTCATCGGCGGCCGGAAGTGCTCACCGCGCTGGTCGCGCTCCCGGATCTCCTTGAGGTCGAACCCGGCGCAGAACGCCGGCCCGTTCCCGGTGACCACGACGGCCCGGACGTCGCCGTCCTCGGCGCAGGCGAGCAGTTCCTCCACCAGGTCGGCCTGCAGCGCGGTGGACAGCGCGTTACGCCGCTCCGGCCGGTCGAGGGTCACCAGGCGGACGTGCCGCCCCCGGGTCTCGGTGACCAGTCCGGACTCGTGACGCCGCGGTTCGCTCATGCCGGCGATCCTGCCCCGCGCCGGGCCGTCCGGTCAGGCGGAGGGGAGCTCGCCGGTGGTCACGAACTCCTCGGCGATGTCGCGGACCTTCCGGTTCGTCTCCATCGACAGCTGGGCGAGCGCGGAGAACGCCTGGTCGGCCGGCCACTTGTGCCGCTCCATCAGGATGCCCTTGGCCTGGTCGATGACCGCCCGGGAGTCCAGGGCCGAGCGCAGGTGCTCGGCCCGCTCGACGGCGGTCTCGTAGAGGTACATGTTCGACACCGGCACCACGGCGTAGGCGGCGAACCGGGCCGCGACCCGCCGGGTCTCCTCGTCGAGCGGCCGGGGGGAGCGGGCGTAGACGTTGAGCCCACCGCTGATCAGCTCCTGCGGCGGCAGCGGGAAGGAGAAGACCCCGCGGCAGCCGCGGTCGGCGGCGACCTGCGGGAACGAGCCCCACCGCGGGTCCGAGCCGGTGTCCAGCAGTTCCGCGAGGACGCCGGTCGTCGCGGCCTGCAGGCAGGGTCCCGACCCCTGCGCGTACTGCACGAGGTCGAGGTCGCGGGCGAGTGGGTCACTGGCCGCAACGGTCGACGACCGGCCCTGGGACACGATGGTGACCGAGGTGACCGGGTCACCGGGGAGCACCCGCGCAGCCAGGTCGGTGACCTTCTGCAGCACCGACTCCAGGGAGTGCTCGGCGAAGGACATCCGGCCCAGCTCGTCGAAGGCGAGCTGGGTCAGATCGGGATCGGGGGTGGGGCGAGTCAACGTCGTACTCCGGCGGGAGGTGACACCGGGCAGCTGGGTGTGCCGGCGGAGGACGGGCCCGGGGAGACCACCGCGGACCCGCCTGGGGACGGGGTCGGGGACCCCGCTGCCGCACGCCGGCTGTGTGACGTTGTGGCCCGAGGAGCATAACCGGCGCCTCTGCGCAGGCCGGGCCGCCTGCTGATCGTGTTGATCAAGCTATGCCGGGTACGGTGGCCACAGGTGCCGCCCGTCGGCGCCGACGTACGTCAGACAGCGGCGTGCACGCGAGCGGGGCCTCATCGCGGGGCCCTCCGCCGAGGCTGCCACCCCGGTGCCACAGAGCCGGAGTGTGCTGTGCCTTCTTCCGACGTACCCATGGTCGGCGCCGACGAGGCGCTCGAGCAGCTGGGCAGCCTGTCGCTGCGCGACCACTCGATGGAGTCGGTCCTGCAGACCGTCGCCGACCTGGTGACGCAGGTGCTGCCGGGGGAGATCGAGGCCTCGATCTCCCTGCTGGCCGGCGATCGGGCGGTCACGTCGGTCTTCACCGGCATCCTGGCCCTGGAGCTCGACGAGAGCCAGTACGGCCGCGGGCACGGCCCCTGCCTGCACGCGGCCTCGACCGGCGAGGTGGTCGAGGTCACCGATGCGCGGACGGAGGAGCGCTGGCCCGACTACGCCCGCGTCGCCTGGGAGCGGGGGAGTGGCAGCTCGCTGTCGGTGCCGTTGCCGATCCAGGAGCAGGTCAGCGGGGCGCTCAACCTCTACGCGCGTGAGCCGCACGGTTTCGACGCCGCCGCCCGCGCTGCCGCCCTCCGGTTCGCGCCCTACGCGGCCGTCGCCGTGTCCAACATGCACGCCTACGAGAGCGCCCGGTCGATGGCGGAGAACCTGCAGGCCGCATTGGAGTCCCGGGCGGTGATCGACCAGGCCAAGGGCATCCTGATGGAGCGGTACAAGCTCACCGCGGACCAGGCATTCCAGACGATGGCTGCGGTCTCCATGCGGCGCAACCGCAAGGTCCGCGACATCGCCGCCACCCTGGTCAGGACCGGGGAGTTCGAGCGCGACGGCTGAGCCGCCCGAGCGACTGCCGTCGTCGGTCCGGTTGGGGCATGACCGTGACGGGCAGAACCGAGCAGGGGCCGTCTGCGTGCCGGCACACAGAGGACCCCAGGCTCGGTGGTCGAGACCACGGCCACCGAGCCGCCCCCGCCCATCCGCGGACGGCGCCCGGCCCGAACACCTCCCGGCTGCGTCGTCCCCGTGCCCCCGGGCCGACGCCGCCGCCCGCCTGGCCGGGACGGCGGGCGCGGGAGCAGACGGTGGGCGGACCCGGCCGCGACGGCCGCCCAGGACGACGAAACGGCCCCGTCCCGGGGGGACGGAGCCGTTGGTCGATCGTGGTGCGCCCTCAGGGACTCGATCCCCGAACCCGCTGAGCGTGAGTCAGAGTGAGCCCCTGCCGGAGGTCGACGGCGACTGAGATCCGGCTGGCGGTCGACGAGCGGCGTGACCCGACCACTCGGGCCGGGCGTCACAGCGGATCACCGAGCAGCTGGGCATCAAGGCCGAGACGCTGCGCAACTGGGTCTTCCAGGCCGAGGTCGACGAGGGGCACCGGCCCGGGATCGCCGACCTGCACCACTACGGCCGGCAGGTCGAGAGACGCCCAACGACCGCGGCGTCACCTTGCTGCGGCCGGCCGCCCCGGAGCACGGCTGGTCAAGCCGCTGCGGCAGGTGAGCGAGTCGGTCAACGACACCTCACGAGGCCACTCCGGCTCGAACACCACGGCGGACGCACCCCGACCGGGATCTGGGTCCGCGTCCCCCCACGGGTCCTGGCCCAGAGCCGCCATCCGGCACAACGACCGCATCGGCGCACCGACCCCACGATCGCTGATCCCGTACGGCCACTGGCCCCTGGGGATCAGTCATCCAGGAGGCCGCCGCCTCGGGGCCTGTGACTCCGTCGGGGAGAGCAGGGTCGTTGCGGCGCTGATGAAGGACTGTGGGTCGAGGTTCGGGAACCAGATCCGTTGCAGCGCGTAGCCGGGCAGCAGCGCGACGATGACCTGAGCGGCGGCGTGTGCGTCGACGTCGTCGCGCCACCGCCCGTCGTCCTGCATGTGGGCCAGTCTGGAGGCCAGCGAGCAGGTCACCCGCTCCACGATGTCAGCCACGACCCCGGCTACGCCGGGGTTGTGGAGGCTCTCGTTCCAGATGGCCACGGCCACCCGCCGGTGGTCTTCGTCAGTCTCCACCGAGTCGAACGCCGCGACGATCCGACGGACCTCGTCACCGATGCCCCCGGTGCGGACATCGGGCTGCACGTCCGGTTCAGGCTCGCCCAGGAGTGCATCCAGCTGCCGGGAGACGCCCTCGGCGATCGCGACGATCAGGTCGTCCTTGCTCTTGAAGTACCGGTAGACCCCACCAGGGGACAGACCCGCCTCTGCGAAGACGTCTTGCATCGTCGTGCCATGGACGCCTGCCCGGGCGAAGCACCTGACGGCGGCCGCCACGATCTGCAGGCGCCGGTCGGCCAGGTGTTGGGCGCTCACTCGCGGCATGCCGCGACGGTACCAAAAAGAACGGATGTCCGTCTTTACAGGCTGACAGCGGGCAGCCATGCTCTAAGCGGACGGACATCCGTTTTGGATGAAGGGCCAGAGATGAGCGGACACCACCCACCCCTGATCGGGGTCGCGCCGACGCAGACAGCTGCGCACACACATCGGCTCCTGGGGACAGACCTCATGCGCCGCCGCCGCCGCGGCGGTGGAGACCGGACTCGGACTGCTGCCCGAACCGTGGGTGGGACTGGTCGCCGTCGCGGAGCTCGTGGTCCCGGCGGTCGTTGCCCTCGGGATGGGCCGGGAAGCCCTGCTCGGCACGGTGGGCCTGGTCCTCGTCCCGCTGCTCCTCGGCAACGTCGGGTTCGGTGCGACGTCCGCACCGGAGTTGCGGCCCCAGCCGTGGCGCGCAGTGGGCCAGTGTCTGCCGCCTGGTGCCGCGGTCACTGCCCTGCTCGACGTCGCCTGCTCCAACCGCGCGGCCATCGCCGGACCCCTCACGGTCCTGCTCGTCATCGTCGGCCCGGGTCTCGGTGCACCGCAGCAATGCGCCGGCACCCGTCCGTGCACATCGCCGCCTTGCGGTCATATACCCCGCCGCCACCAGTCGCACCACATCCGAGAACACCCACGAACGAGGAGATCCACCATGAGCACGGCACGCATCGCTGTCCCCAGCACGATCATCCGGCCGGGCGCCGATCCCCTGACCGCCATCAACTTCCTCCACGTGGAAGAGGAAGACCAGGCCCGCCTCGTCGACGTCATGGTCACAGCCGCCCAGCACATGGCCGGCACCCCCGGGAACGTCTCCCTCAACGTGCTGCGGTCACTGGACGGCAGCCGGATCGTCAGCTACGGCCAGTGGTCCGACGAGCAGGGCCTCCAGGCGGCCGAGCGGGTCGACCCCGTTCCCGAGCTCGTGGAGCGGGTCCGGGCCCTGACCGTCAACCACCCACGGCCGCGGCTGTACTCCGTCGTCTACGCCGATGACCGGAGCCCCGAGGGGGTGAGCGTGATCTCGCCGTCGTACACCGGCGCGATCTTCATCAACGAGATCACCACCCAGCCGCCCACCCAGGCCCGGCTGCTGGAGCTCGTCATCGCCAACAACCAGATCCAGTCGCAGAACACGTCTGGGTACCGCTCAGCCAACTTCCACCGCAGTACCGACGGGGAGCGTGCCGTCAACTATTCGCTGTGGGACACCGCTGAGCACTGCATCCAGGCCATCAGCGCCATGGCGGACATGGACGAGAACCTCGCCGAGACCGTCGAGATCGCCAGCCCCGACTTCCGCTTCTACGAGCTCGTGCACGCCAGCCACGCGTGACCCGGCCCGCCCGAGACAGCCCTCGAGCAGCCGCTCCTGGGACCAGCACGACCACCGAGAGGAACCCGTCATGAACGCTCCCGCTGCACAGCCCGTCACCTACCCGGCCGCCGTGGACCGGCTCCGGTCCATCCTCACTTCGAGCACCCTGGGAGAGGTGGGCGCTGTCTACGCGTTCCACTTCACCGACGGCGGCGAAGCGACGCTGGACGGCAGCAGCGCCGCTGGTCTCGGCTATGTCGACGACGACCCGGCCGCTCACGGCCTGACCCCCGACTTCGAGGTCAGGCTGTCCCGGGAGGACTTCGCCAAACTGGTCTTCGGTGAGCTGCACCCGATGGCCGGCATGGCGACCGGGCGGATGAAGCTCACGGGCAGTTTCAAGCAGGCCATCAAGCTCGACCGCCTGCTCAAGGGGTGAGCCGCCCGGACGACCCGGTGCCCGCCGCCGGTGCGACTCCATGACCTGCGCCACGGAGCGGCGCCCCAGATGCTCGCTGGCGGTGCCGACATCGCCGTCGTCGCCGAGCGCACGGAGCACTCGTCGGTGCGCCTCACGATCAACACGTGGAGCGATCTCCTCGAGGGCGTCGGGCGGTCTGCGGCCGACTCGGCAGAGCGCATGGTGCGCCCGCGGGTGACCGCGGCGACACCGGATGCGCATAGTGCGCCCGGCGACGCTCGAGAACGACGAAACGGCCCCGTCCCGGGGGGACGGAGCCGTTGGCCGATCGTGGTGCGCCATCAGGGACTCGAACCCCGAACCCGCTGATTAAGAGTCAGCTGCTCTGCCAATTGAGCTAATGGCGCGTGTCGCTCGACGTGGTCGGGCAACAGGAGAGGACTCTACACGCCGACCAGGCTCCGCCGTGCAGTGGGGGCGGGTCATCCGCGTCACATGTTGTGGCACACAACGAGTTGTCAGCCACGGCGTGGACACTGGGAGACGGTGCACGACGCCCGCCGGGAGAGCCCCGGCCGGCGCGCACCGGGAGTGGGGGCAGGTCTTCGTGGGTCCGCAGCAGGCGAGACGGATCGCCGCAGTGCTCATCGCCGCGATGCTCGCCGTGCTGGCGGGCTGCTCGGGGTCGTCGTCCGAGGTCCCCCCGGACGACGCGGCCGGGACGCCCACCGCGGCGCCCGCCGAGGTGACGCTGAGCCTGGCCGACGGCGCCGTCGACGTCTCCCCGACCGCGGCGCTGGAGGTCACGGTCGCCGGTGGCGAGCTGGACGAGGTCACCGTCGCCGACGCCGCCGGCACCGAGGTGACGGGCAGCCTGCAACCCGTCCCGGGCGCCTCGTCGACCCTCGCCTGGACGCCGGACGTCGAGCTGGACTACGACACCAGCTACACGGTCACCGCGACGGCCGCCAACGCCTCCGCGGACGAGACGACCGCCACCTCCACCTTCAGCACGGTGGCGCCGGCGACGCTCTCCACCCCGGGCATCGGCCCGCTCGACGGCACCACCGTGGGGGTCGGCATGCCGATCCGGGTGTTCTTCGACGAGCCGGTCGCCGACCAGGCCGCCGTGGAGAGCCACCTCCTGGTGACCAGCAGCACCCCCACCGACGGGGTCTGGAACTGGGTGCGCGACGACGAGGTGCACTTCCGCCCCTCCGGCTACTGGCCGGCCGGCAGTGAGGTGACCCTGGAGGCCGACCTGTACGGGGTCGACTTCGGCGACGGCGTCTGGGGCCAGAAGGACCGCACCGTCTCCTTCGGCGTGGGGGAGGAGCACGTCTCCGTCGCCGACGCCGCGGCGCACACGCTGACCGTCTACGACGGCGGCCAGCTGGTGCAGACCTTCCCGATGAGCGCCGGCAGCGCCGAGAACCCGACGCACAACGGCGCGCACGTCGTCCTGGAGAAGTTCGCCGACATCACCATGAACTCCTCGACGTTCGGCCTGGCCGTCGACGCACCCGGCGGCTACCGCACCGACGTCGAGTACGCGACGCGGATCTCCAACAACGGCGAGTTCGTGCACGCCGCCCCGTGGTCGGTGGCCGACCAGGGCTCGCGGAACGTGAGCCACGGCTGCATCAACCTGGCGACCGACGACGCGCAGTGGTTCTACGACTTCTCCCAGCCCGGGGACGTCGTCGAGGTCGTCAACTCGATCGGCGGCACGCTCAGCGCCGCCGACGGCGACATCTACGACTGGGCCATCCCGTGGGAGCAGTGGACGGCGGGCAGCGCGCTG
Proteins encoded in this window:
- a CDS encoding ANTAR domain-containing protein → MPSSDVPMVGADEALEQLGSLSLRDHSMESVLQTVADLVTQVLPGEIEASISLLAGDRAVTSVFTGILALELDESQYGRGHGPCLHAASTGEVVEVTDARTEERWPDYARVAWERGSGSSLSVPLPIQEQVSGALNLYAREPHGFDAAARAAALRFAPYAAVAVSNMHAYESARSMAENLQAALESRAVIDQAKGILMERYKLTADQAFQTMAAVSMRRNRKVRDIAATLVRTGEFERDG
- a CDS encoding enoyl-CoA hydratase/isomerase family protein, yielding MSEPRRHESGLVTETRGRHVRLVTLDRPERRNALSTALQADLVEELLACAEDGDVRAVVVTGNGPAFCAGFDLKEIRERDQRGEHFRPPMSRPGRNLFEVLGETYVPVIAALGGHAVAGGFELALACDIRIAAPGIKLGLPEATIGMGANYGSVVLPKRIPAGIALEMLFTGEYVTSEDAARWGLVNRVVPADDVLPTALALADRIAANAPLSVRRMKETAVKGLELPLAAALRLDVGPNPYLSEDRREGIAAHLEKRPPRWSGR
- a CDS encoding TetR/AcrR family transcriptional regulator, with translation MAARCQPVKTDIRSFWYRRGMPRVSAQHLADRRLQIVAAAVRCFARAGVHGTTMQDVFAEAGLSPGGVYRYFKSKDDLIVAIAEGVSRQLDALLGEPEPDVQPDVRTGGIGDEVRRIVAAFDSVETDEDHRRVAVAIWNESLHNPGVAGVVADIVERVTCSLASRLAHMQDDGRWRDDVDAHAAAQVIVALLPGYALQRIWFPNLDPQSFISAATTLLSPTESQAPRRRPPG
- a CDS encoding GAF and ANTAR domain-containing protein → MTRPTPDPDLTQLAFDELGRMSFAEHSLESVLQKVTDLAARVLPGDPVTSVTIVSQGRSSTVAASDPLARDLDLVQYAQGSGPCLQAATTGVLAELLDTGSDPRWGSFPQVAADRGCRGVFSFPLPPQELISGGLNVYARSPRPLDEETRRVAARFAAYAVVPVSNMYLYETAVERAEHLRSALDSRAVIDQAKGILMERHKWPADQAFSALAQLSMETNRKVRDIAEEFVTTGELPSA
- a CDS encoding antibiotic biosynthesis monooxygenase family protein, which gives rise to MSTARIAVPSTIIRPGADPLTAINFLHVEEEDQARLVDVMVTAAQHMAGTPGNVSLNVLRSLDGSRIVSYGQWSDEQGLQAAERVDPVPELVERVRALTVNHPRPRLYSVVYADDRSPEGVSVISPSYTGAIFINEITTQPPTQARLLELVIANNQIQSQNTSGYRSANFHRSTDGERAVNYSLWDTAEHCIQAISAMADMDENLAETVEIASPDFRFYELVHASHA
- a CDS encoding SCP2 sterol-binding domain-containing protein; this translates as MNAPAAQPVTYPAAVDRLRSILTSSTLGEVGAVYAFHFTDGGEATLDGSSAAGLGYVDDDPAAHGLTPDFEVRLSREDFAKLVFGELHPMAGMATGRMKLTGSFKQAIKLDRLLKG
- a CDS encoding L,D-transpeptidase, translating into MGPQQARRIAAVLIAAMLAVLAGCSGSSSEVPPDDAAGTPTAAPAEVTLSLADGAVDVSPTAALEVTVAGGELDEVTVADAAGTEVTGSLQPVPGASSTLAWTPDVELDYDTSYTVTATAANASADETTATSTFSTVAPATLSTPGIGPLDGTTVGVGMPIRVFFDEPVADQAAVESHLLVTSSTPTDGVWNWVRDDEVHFRPSGYWPAGSEVTLEADLYGVDFGDGVWGQKDRTVSFGVGEEHVSVADAAAHTLTVYDGGQLVQTFPMSAGSAENPTHNGAHVVLEKFADITMNSSTFGLAVDAPGGYRTDVEYATRISNNGEFVHAAPWSVADQGSRNVSHGCINLATDDAQWFYDFSQPGDVVEVVNSIGGTLSAADGDIYDWAIPWEQWTAGSALS